A genomic window from Nerophis ophidion isolate RoL-2023_Sa linkage group LG22, RoL_Noph_v1.0, whole genome shotgun sequence includes:
- the mrpl47 gene encoding 39S ribosomal protein L47, mitochondrial isoform X2, with the protein MAVSSAGRVVSLCKQLQNMCRLSSHTHTYTNVKPYICRAKSWCGNQVSLLQTRPLHTSVGRRGLDEFFDLPENWGESKVKSGAPWTAKHLRVKSNEDLHKLWYVLLKEKNMLLTLEQESKRQRVQMPSPERIRKVERSIIRLETVVKERETALRLLQTGQERGRPGAWRRNVFGYNYWYRFKEYAIPWYMNRRYKRKRFFTPPFVQPHIRLRIEKFLRDRCRKANLEKKTLAKLQEKFPQMKVPAS; encoded by the exons ATGGCGGTGTCCTCAGCAGGACGCGTCGTGAGTCTCTGCAAGCAGCTTCAAAACATGTGTCGTCTGTCCTCTCACACTCACACTTACACCAATGTCAAGCCTTACATTTGCAG GGCCAAGTCCTGGTGTGGGAACCAGGTCAGCCTGCTCCAGACTCGCCCCTTGCACACCAGCGTGGGCAGAAGAGGCCTGGACGAGTTCTTTGACTTGCCCGAGAACTGGGGAGAGAGCAAAGTCAAGTCAG GTGCGCCGTGGACGGCCAAGCACCTGCGAGTCAAGAGCAACGAGGACCTGCACAAACTGTGGTACGTGCTGCTGAAGGAGAAGAACATGCTGCTGACCTTGGAGCAGGAGTCCAAGAGACAGAGGGTCCAGATGCCCAGTCCGGAGAGAATCAGGAAG GTGGAGCGCTCCATCATCAGGCTGGAGACGGTGGTGAAGGAGCGAGAGACGGCGCTGCGTTTGCTTCAGACGGGCCAGGAGCGAGGGCGACCGGGGGCCTGGAGGAGGAACGTGTTTGGATACAACTACTG GTATCGCTTCAAGGAGTACGCCATTCCCTGGTACATGAACAGGAGGTACAAGCGCAAGAGGTTCTTCACCCCGCCCTTTGTTCAACCTCACATAAG GTTACGTATAGAGAAGTTCCTTCGGGATCGGTGCAGGAAAGCTAACTTGGAGAAGAAGACGTTGGCCAAACTTCAGGAAAAGTTTCCTCAGATGAAGGTTCCAGCCTCCTGA
- the mrpl47 gene encoding 39S ribosomal protein L47, mitochondrial isoform X1 has translation MAVSSAGRVVSLCKQLQNMCRLSSHTHTYTNVKPYICSRAKSWCGNQVSLLQTRPLHTSVGRRGLDEFFDLPENWGESKVKSGAPWTAKHLRVKSNEDLHKLWYVLLKEKNMLLTLEQESKRQRVQMPSPERIRKVERSIIRLETVVKERETALRLLQTGQERGRPGAWRRNVFGYNYWYRFKEYAIPWYMNRRYKRKRFFTPPFVQPHIRLRIEKFLRDRCRKANLEKKTLAKLQEKFPQMKVPAS, from the exons ATGGCGGTGTCCTCAGCAGGACGCGTCGTGAGTCTCTGCAAGCAGCTTCAAAACATGTGTCGTCTGTCCTCTCACACTCACACTTACACCAATGTCAAGCCTTACATTTGCAG CAGGGCCAAGTCCTGGTGTGGGAACCAGGTCAGCCTGCTCCAGACTCGCCCCTTGCACACCAGCGTGGGCAGAAGAGGCCTGGACGAGTTCTTTGACTTGCCCGAGAACTGGGGAGAGAGCAAAGTCAAGTCAG GTGCGCCGTGGACGGCCAAGCACCTGCGAGTCAAGAGCAACGAGGACCTGCACAAACTGTGGTACGTGCTGCTGAAGGAGAAGAACATGCTGCTGACCTTGGAGCAGGAGTCCAAGAGACAGAGGGTCCAGATGCCCAGTCCGGAGAGAATCAGGAAG GTGGAGCGCTCCATCATCAGGCTGGAGACGGTGGTGAAGGAGCGAGAGACGGCGCTGCGTTTGCTTCAGACGGGCCAGGAGCGAGGGCGACCGGGGGCCTGGAGGAGGAACGTGTTTGGATACAACTACTG GTATCGCTTCAAGGAGTACGCCATTCCCTGGTACATGAACAGGAGGTACAAGCGCAAGAGGTTCTTCACCCCGCCCTTTGTTCAACCTCACATAAG GTTACGTATAGAGAAGTTCCTTCGGGATCGGTGCAGGAAAGCTAACTTGGAGAAGAAGACGTTGGCCAAACTTCAGGAAAAGTTTCCTCAGATGAAGGTTCCAGCCTCCTGA